A single region of the Hoeflea prorocentri genome encodes:
- a CDS encoding ATP phosphoribosyltransferase regulatory subunit: protein MTMLKSPQFKEEVLALFAERGAEAVDIPVIQPADPFLDMAGEDLRRRIFLTESETGKSLCLRPEFTIPVCLRHIELQPGTPRRYAYHGQVFRQRRDGGNEFYQAGIEDLGNMDMAAADAAAVKDAADTLAALLPGAQLITTLGDQTVFEAVVESLGLPDGWQTRLIRAFGDAGQLDALLGSLSKPSAPLPGLDGEVAALLSAGDEDGLAALLDKRMRASGLMSNASRTPAEIAARVFEKARLSSVHLDAKALDVLKTFLALDTPLADAPDALAAFARIAGLDIAAALTAFDDRVSALKKSGFSLDQSHYRAAFGRPLDYYTGLVFEHSTNGAVLAGGGRFDRLLTLLGAQTTIPAVGFSLWLDRIEAAQGGRSI, encoded by the coding sequence CTGACCATGCTGAAAAGTCCGCAGTTCAAAGAAGAAGTCCTGGCTCTTTTCGCCGAGCGTGGCGCCGAGGCCGTCGATATTCCGGTCATCCAGCCTGCGGACCCGTTTCTCGATATGGCGGGCGAGGATCTGCGGCGGCGTATCTTCCTGACGGAAAGCGAGACGGGCAAGAGCCTTTGCTTGCGGCCCGAATTCACCATTCCCGTCTGCCTGCGACATATCGAACTGCAGCCGGGCACGCCGCGCCGCTACGCCTATCACGGTCAGGTCTTCCGCCAGCGCCGCGACGGCGGCAACGAATTCTATCAGGCCGGGATCGAAGACCTCGGCAATATGGATATGGCGGCTGCGGACGCCGCAGCGGTCAAGGATGCCGCCGATACGCTGGCAGCGCTTTTGCCGGGTGCGCAGCTTATAACGACGCTGGGCGATCAAACCGTGTTCGAGGCCGTCGTGGAATCGCTGGGGCTTCCCGATGGGTGGCAGACGCGGCTTATCCGGGCTTTCGGCGACGCCGGTCAGCTTGACGCATTGCTCGGCAGTCTTTCAAAACCCTCGGCTCCCCTGCCCGGGCTTGATGGTGAGGTAGCGGCGCTGCTTTCTGCGGGCGATGAGGACGGTCTGGCAGCACTGCTTGATAAACGCATGCGGGCGAGCGGTTTGATGAGCAATGCGAGCCGTACGCCGGCGGAGATTGCAGCACGAGTATTTGAGAAGGCGCGGCTTTCGAGTGTCCATCTCGATGCCAAGGCGCTGGATGTTCTCAAAACCTTTCTGGCGCTCGATACGCCGCTCGCCGATGCACCGGACGCCCTTGCGGCCTTTGCACGTATCGCGGGGCTTGATATCGCAGCCGCGCTGACAGCATTTGACGACCGCGTTTCCGCGTTGAAAAAGAGCGGCTTCAGTCTTGACCAATCGCACTACCGCGCAGCGTTCGGCAGACCCCTCGATTATTATACCGGGCTCGTCTTCGAGCACAGCACCAATGGCGCCGTGCTCGCCGGTGGCGGCCGTTTCGACCGCCTGCTGACGCTGCTCGGCGCTCAAACAACAATTCCCGCCGTCGGCTTTTCCCTCTGGCTCGACCGTATCGAAGCCGCACAGGGAGGACGTTCGATATGA
- the hisG gene encoding ATP phosphoribosyltransferase: MSVTLALPSKGRIKDDATGVFERAGLDIVSVGNDRSYRGVLKDMPEVEVAFLSASEIARELGNGTVDLGVTGEDLVREDLSAVEETVEFCARLGFGHADVVVAVPDVWIDVDTMADLGDVASHFRSGHGRRLRIATKFWRLTQQFFSNRHGIQVYRIVESLGATEGAPASGQADIIVDITSTGSTLRANSLKVLTDGVILNSEACLVRSLAERNASDEALINTVVERVASAAGSGTG, translated from the coding sequence ATGAGTGTGACTTTGGCACTTCCTTCAAAGGGGCGCATAAAGGACGATGCAACCGGCGTATTTGAGCGCGCGGGCCTGGACATTGTTTCCGTCGGCAATGACCGATCCTATCGCGGTGTGCTGAAGGATATGCCAGAGGTCGAGGTCGCTTTTCTCTCAGCGTCCGAGATCGCGAGAGAGCTCGGCAACGGCACGGTCGATCTCGGCGTAACCGGCGAAGATCTGGTGCGGGAAGACCTGAGCGCGGTTGAAGAGACCGTGGAATTTTGCGCCCGGCTCGGCTTCGGCCACGCCGATGTGGTGGTCGCGGTGCCGGATGTGTGGATCGATGTCGACACGATGGCCGATCTCGGCGATGTCGCCTCGCATTTCCGCTCCGGACACGGGCGCAGGCTGCGCATTGCGACAAAATTCTGGCGGCTGACCCAGCAATTCTTCTCCAACCGCCACGGCATACAGGTCTACCGTATTGTCGAAAGCCTCGGCGCCACGGAAGGCGCGCCCGCCTCCGGCCAGGCCGATATTATTGTCGATATCACCTCGACCGGCTCGACCCTTCGCGCCAATAGCCTGAAAGTGCTGACGGATGGTGTGATCCTTAATTCCGAAGCCTGTCTTGTGCGGTCGCTGGCGGAGCGCAACGCATCGGACGAGGCGTTGATCAATACTGTCGTGGAGCGAGTCGCCTCCGCCGCTGGTTCCGGTACAGGTTAA
- the glcF gene encoding glycolate oxidase subunit GlcF yields MQTNFSAEQLTDSGVAEAEKILRKCVHCGFCTATCPTYVTLGNELDSPRGRIYLIKDMLENDRPADEKVVKHIDRCLSCLACMTTCPSGVHYMHLVDHARAHIEKTYKRPLLNRLNRAVLAFVLPYPARFRASLSFARLARPLAPLFKAIPGLKPVGAMLELAPKRIPPSSQLLGAGAHTPKGEWAGRVAILTGCAQSVLEPDTNAAAARLLNRLGIEVVVPKGEGCCGSLVHHMGREEEALDAARVNVDAWMREIDNGGLDAIIITASGCGTTIKDYGYMLREDPHYAQKAEKVSALARDVTEFLAECEMPEPEIEPGLIVAYHSACSMQHGQKIIRQPKDLLRAAGFELREPAEGHLCCGSAGTYNIMQPEIAGQLRDRKVGNIEATGADLVATGNVGCITQIGMGTKMPVIHTVKLLDWVYGGPKPRELAEG; encoded by the coding sequence ATGCAGACAAATTTCTCGGCCGAACAGCTTACCGACAGCGGTGTGGCCGAAGCGGAAAAAATTCTGCGCAAATGCGTCCATTGCGGTTTCTGTACCGCGACCTGCCCAACCTATGTGACGCTCGGCAACGAGCTCGACAGTCCGCGCGGCCGGATCTACCTGATCAAGGACATGCTGGAGAATGACCGGCCGGCGGATGAAAAGGTGGTCAAACATATCGACCGATGCCTGTCTTGCCTTGCCTGCATGACAACCTGCCCCTCGGGTGTCCACTACATGCATCTCGTCGACCACGCACGGGCCCATATTGAAAAGACATACAAAAGGCCGTTGCTCAACCGCCTCAATCGGGCGGTACTGGCCTTTGTGCTGCCCTATCCGGCCCGTTTTCGCGCATCGCTGAGCTTTGCCCGCCTTGCCCGTCCGCTGGCGCCGTTATTCAAAGCTATCCCCGGTCTGAAGCCGGTCGGCGCCATGCTTGAACTGGCGCCGAAGAGGATTCCGCCAAGTTCGCAACTGCTTGGCGCGGGCGCCCATACACCAAAGGGGGAGTGGGCAGGGCGGGTCGCCATTTTGACCGGATGCGCCCAGTCGGTTCTTGAACCGGATACCAATGCTGCGGCCGCGCGGCTGCTCAACCGGCTCGGCATCGAGGTCGTTGTACCGAAAGGAGAGGGATGCTGCGGGTCGCTGGTGCACCACATGGGGCGTGAGGAAGAGGCGTTGGATGCCGCCCGTGTCAATGTCGATGCCTGGATGCGGGAGATCGACAATGGCGGTCTTGATGCCATTATCATTACGGCCTCCGGCTGCGGCACGACCATCAAGGACTACGGTTACATGCTGCGCGAGGACCCGCACTATGCGCAGAAGGCTGAAAAGGTGTCGGCACTGGCCCGCGACGTCACCGAGTTCCTTGCCGAGTGCGAAATGCCCGAGCCCGAGATCGAGCCGGGTCTGATCGTCGCCTATCATTCGGCCTGCTCCATGCAGCATGGCCAGAAGATCATCCGCCAGCCGAAGGATCTTTTGAGGGCTGCCGGCTTTGAGCTGCGCGAACCGGCCGAAGGGCATCTGTGCTGCGGTTCGGCCGGCACCTACAACATTATGCAACCCGAAATCGCCGGCCAGCTGCGCGACCGTAAGGTCGGCAATATTGAGGCGACGGGTGCCGACCTCGTTGCAACCGGCAATGTCGGCTGCATCACGCAGATCGGCATGGGCACAAAAATGCCCGTCATCCACACGGTTAAACTGCTCGATTGGGTCTATGGCGGACCGAAGCCGCGTGAACTCGCCGAAGGTTAA
- a CDS encoding DUF4870 domain-containing protein, which yields MSDQQPNDLQTEAESWIGPGQKNAQLIYILYLVGLMLPVTTIVGIVLAYMNRGNSEEWIDSHYTYAIRTFWIGILYAFISFLTAFILIGFLLGIAAAVWFIVRCVIGLQAITRSEPVKNVETWLV from the coding sequence ATGAGCGATCAGCAGCCCAATGATTTGCAGACGGAAGCCGAGAGCTGGATCGGACCCGGACAGAAAAACGCCCAGCTGATTTACATCCTCTATTTGGTCGGATTGATGCTTCCGGTCACGACCATTGTGGGCATAGTGTTGGCCTATATGAATCGAGGCAATTCGGAAGAGTGGATCGACAGCCACTACACCTACGCCATTCGTACGTTCTGGATCGGTATCCTCTATGCCTTCATCAGCTTCCTGACGGCCTTCATTCTTATCGGATTTCTGTTGGGGATCGCCGCAGCTGTCTGGTTCATCGTCCGCTGTGTCATCGGGTTGCAGGCGATCACACGCAGTGAGCCGGTCAAGAACGTCGAGACCTGGCTGGTCTAA